TGGTCCGCGCGGCGGCCCAGGGCTCGCTCGCGATGATGGCCCGCGGCGGCGTCACCACCGCCATGGACCACCACTACGTCTTCCCGCAGGGCTCCGGCGACCTCTCCGGCGCGATCATCGGCGCCGCCCGCGACATGGGCGTGCGCTTCACCCTCGCCCGGGGCTCCATGGACCGCAGCGAGAAGGACGGCGGCCTGCCCCCGGACTTCGCCGTCGAGACCCTGGACGGGGCGCTGGCCGCCACCGAGGAGACCGTGCGCCGGCACCATGACTCCTCCTTCGACGCCATGACGCAGATCGCCGTCGCGCCCTGCTCGCCCTTCTCCGTCTCCACCGAACTGCTGCGCGACGGCGCCCAGTTGGCCCGCCGTCTCGGCGTCCGGCTGCACACCCACGGCTCGGAGACCGTGGAGGAGGAGAAGTTCTGCCACGAACTGTTCGGCATGGGCCCGACCGACTACTTCGAGTCCACCGGCTGGCTCGGCGAGGACGTGTGGATGGCGCACTGCGTCCATATGAACGACTCCGACATCGCCGCCTTCGCCCGGTCCCGCACCGGCGTCGCGCACTGCCCGTCCTCCAACGCCCGCCTCGCCGCCGGCATCGCCCGCGTCCCCGACATGCTCGCGGCCGGCGTCCCCGTCGGCCTCGGCGTCGACGGCACCGCCTCCAACGAGTCCGGCGAACTCCACACCGAGCTGCGCAACGCCCTCCTCATCAACCGCCTCGGCGCCCACAGGGAAGCCGCCCTGAACGCCCGTCAGGCCCTGCGGCTCGGCACGTACGGCGGCGCCCAGGTGCTCGGCCGGGCCGCCGAGACCGGCTCCCTGGAGCCCGGCAAGCTCGCCGACCTCGTGCTGTGGAAGCTGGACACGCTCGCCCACGCCTCCATCGCCGACCCGGTGACCGCCCTGGTCTTCGGCGCGGCCGCCCCGGTCACCGCCTCCTTCGTGAACGGCCGGCAGATCGTCGAGGACGGACGGCTGCTCACGGCCGACGAGGACGCCATCGCCCGCGCCACGCGGGACGAGGCCCAGCGCCTGGCGAAGATCGCCGCCGAGGCCTGAACACCCGGATGACTCCGGCCGGGAGGGACGGCTCCCGGCCGGTGGCCGTGGACCCGAGCGGGGACCACGGCGGTCGTCTCCGGGGTGCGCGCAGACGCGCGCGCCCCGGAACGGCCACAACCGTCCACCGCACATCCGGTCCCTCCCCCAAGCTCCCGGCTTCGCTCGAGCGGGGAGGTACCCAGCCCACCCGCACCACCTCCCTGACACCCACGGCGGCCCCCGGGCACAGCCGTGTAACCGACCGGAGGGACGCCGCCGTGGCCGACCACCCCGTTGACGAAAAACTCCCCGCGCTCAAGATGGCGACGACCGGCCTTCAGCACGTGGCCGCCATGTACGCGGGCGTCGTCGCCCCGCCCCTGATCGTCGGCGCGGCCATCGGCCTCGACGCCACCGACCTGACCTTCCTCACCGGCGCCTGCCTGTTCACCGCGGGCCTCGCCACCCTCCTGCAGACCCTCGGCATCTGGAAGATCGGCGCCCGGCTGCCGTTCGTCAACGGCGTCACCTTCGCCGGTGTCGCCCCGATGACCGCGATCGTCGCCTCCACCGAGGACAAGTCCGACGCCCTGCCCATCATCTTCGGCGCGGTCATCGTCGCCGGACTCCTGGGCTTCCTGGCCGCCCCCGTCTTCTGCAAGGCGATCCGCTTCTTCCCGCCCGTGGTCACCGGCACGGTCATCACCCTGATCGGCATATCGCTGCTCCCGGTCGCCTTCGGCTGGGCCCAGGGCCCCGACCCGACGGCGCACGACTACGGCTCGGCGACCAGCCTGGGACTCGCCGCGATCACCCTGCTGATCGTGCTGCTGCTGCGCCGCTTCACCACCGGCTTCGTCAAGCAGATCGCCGTGCTGCTCGGCCTCGTGATCGGCACGCTCATCGCGATCCCGTTCGGCGCCACGGACTTCGGCCCCGTCACGGACGCGGCTGTCATCGGCTTCCCCACCCCGTTCCACTTCGGCGCCCCGCAGTTCCAGCTCGCCGCGATCATCTCGATGTGCGTGGTGATGGTGGTGTCGATGACCGAGTCGACCGCCGACATGCTGGCGCTGGGCGAGATCGTCGAGCGCCCGGCCGACGAGAGGACCATCGCGGCCGGCCTGCGCGCCGACACCCTCGGCTCGGCGGTCAGCCCCCTCTTCAACGGCTTCATGTGCAGCGCCTTCGCACAGAACATCGGCCTGGTCGCCATGACGAAGATCCGCAGCCGGTACGTCGTCGCCGCGGGCGGCGGCTTCCTGGTGCTGATGGGCCTGTGCCCGATGGCGGCCTCACTGATCGCCGTCGTACCGCGCCCGGTGCTCGGCGGGGCGGGCGTGGTCCTGTTCGGCTCGGTCGCCGCCAGCGGCATCCAGACCCTCGTCCGGGCCGCCCTGGACAAGGACAACAACGTCCTGATCGTGGCCGTCTCCCTGGCCGTCGGCATCATCCCCATCACGGCGCCGGAGTTCTACCACGCCTTCCCGGAGACGGCGAGGATCGTCCTGGACTCCGGCATCTCGACGGGCTGTGTGGCCGCGGTCCTGCTCAACCTGGTCTTCAACCACCTGGGCCGGGGCGACCGGGACGCCCACGACGTGACCCACCCGATGGAGGCGGGCGAGGAGCTCACGAACACCCCCAAGGCCCCGGCCGCGCCCTGACCCCACGGACTCCGCTTAGGCTTCTGCCCCGGTCAACTCCTTGTTGACCGGGGGATCAGGGGACGAGGGGGAGACGGGCCGATGAACCACGCGACCGAGGTGTTCCAGCCACTGCAGGGGGACGACCCTCCCACGGTGGCCGGATACCGGCTCGCCGCCCGGCTCGGCGCGGGCGGCATGGGCCGGGTCTACCTGTCGCACACGCACGGCGGCCGGCCGGTGGCGATCAAGGTGGTGCGGCCGGAACTGGCCGACGACCCGGACTTCCGGCGCCGGTTCCGCCGGGAGGTGGACGCGGCCCGGCGGGTCAGGGGCGCCTACACCGCCGAGCTGATCGACGCCGACGCGGACGGCACGCCGCCCTGGTCCGCCACGCTGTACGTGCCCGGCCCCTCCCTGACCGACGCCGTAGCCCGGCGCGGACCGCTGCCGGTCCCCGCGGTGCTGCAGCTGATGGCCGGGGTGGCCGAGGCGCTCCAGGCCATTCACGCCGTCGGCATCGTGCACCGGGACCTCAAACCGTCCAACGTGCTGCTCGCCGCCGACGGTCCGCGCGTGATCGACTTCGGCATCTCGCTGGCCGCCGACTTCACGTCGCACACCGCCACCGGTGTCACCGTCGGCACACCCCACTTCATGGCTCCCGAGCAGGCGACCGCGGGTGAGGTCACGGCGGCGACCGACGTCTTCGCGCTGGGGCAGACGGCGGCGTTCGCGGCCCTGGGCCGGCCGCTGTACGGGGACGGCTCCGCGATCGGCGTGCTGTACCGGATCGTGCACGACGACCCCGACCTTTCGCTGCTGCCCGAGCAGCTCCGCCCCCTGTTCGCCCGCTGCCTGGCCGCCGCCCCGGAGGAGCGGGCCACCCCGGCCGAGATCGTCGACTGGTGCGGGCAGCGGCTGGGCGCGGACGCCGACGCGGGGGCCGGTCCGGCCGTCTGGCGGGACGTCTTGGGACCGGAGGTCGCGGTCCCGTCTCCGCTGCCCACCCCCACCCGGGTGCTGCCGCAGCCGCTGGTCGTCACCCAGCCCCAGTCGCTGCCGGGCGGGCCGGGGGAGCGACGGGCGCGAAGACGGCGTACCGCCCTGATCACGGCCGCGGCGGTGACGGCGGGGGCCGTCGCGCTGGGCGGCTTGTTGTGGACGGTTCAGGACGCGGGGATCAGGTTCCGCGACTGGGTGGCGGGCGCGCCGTCGACACCGGGCCCGCAGGAGTCCGGGCGGTCCTCGGGGTCGGCCTCGTCGACGCAGGAGTCCGAGAGCCGTGCCGGGGCGGCGGGAAGCGGCGGCGGGACACCCGAGGCGTCCGTGCCCTCCCCGGCGAAGTCCGCGTCACCGCAGGTCGAGACCCACGCGCCCCTGATGCTGACACCGGAGACTTCGCTGAGCTTCCATGAGCCGTTCATGCGTGACGACCGCAAGGGGGACATCCGCTTCGACTGCAAGGACGTCGGCTGCGCGGTGGAGAGCGACACCAGCGTGTTCCTCCAGCTCTTCGGCAAGTCGGGGGCGACCCTCGACGAGTGCCGGCTGATGCTCGCCAGTGCCGACCGCCACCGCTGGACCCTGGCCGGCGCAGCCGCCGGCAGCGAGATCTGCGTCAAGCACTCCAACGGCGACATCGCCCTGCTCGTGCTCCAGACGAAGCAGACCGCACTGCCCGAACTCGCCACCCTCACCGTGGACATGACGATCTGGCGGGACGCCGCCTAGAGCCCGAACATGCCCGGGTCGGTCGCCAGCTTCTTGAAGACCTCGGCGGGGTCGGGGACGAGTCTGCGCTTCTCGAGGTCCAGGATGCCGCCGACCGCCGTGATCTCGGCGGCGACGGTGCCGTCGGCCTTGAGGACGCTCTGCTGGATCCGGAACGTCTTGCCGCCGTCCCATTCGAAAGCGCAGGTCACCTCGACCTCGTCGCCCGCGAGCAGCTCGCGTTTGTAGCGGATGGTCGTCTCCAGGGCGACCGGACCCACGCCGCTGCCGATGAGCGCGGACTGGCTGATCCCGGCGGCGTGGAGCAGCGACCAGCGGGCGTGCTCCGCGTAGTTCAGGTACACCGCCTGGTTGAGGTGCCCCTGGACGTCGGTCTCGTATCCACGGACGGTCACAGGGACGGAAAACGGCTCGCTCACGGCTTCCCCTTCGGACTCTCGTGCACTCTGCAACGATCCACCGATCTTGGCATGCCCATCACGCCCGGCGCGGCGAAGCCAGCAGATACCGGGTCCCGCCGCGCGGCTCGCGGTGTTCGCTCACCTGCCAGCCTGCCCGTTCCAGGGTGACCGCGCAGGCCCGCAGTGCCTCGCCGTCCGGCTCGTGGACGGCGACGGCCTCCGGCTGCGGGGTCTCCCGCACGCGATACCCCGGGCCCTCCATCCCCGCCGGAGCGTGCCCGGCGGCCTCCAGCGCCAGCGCGGCGGCCCGCACCAGATGCGCACGCTCCCAGCCGCACGGCCGGTCCACGTCCCCGCCCGGGTTGGTCATCCGGCGCAGCTCCAGCAGCCCCTGCCAGGCGCTGTGCACCTCCCGGCGCCGGGCGGGCCCGGCATCCGCGGCGGCCTCCTCGCCGCCGACGCGGGCGGCGAACACCCCGGTCGAGGCGGGTGCCTCCCCGGGCCCGGCCGGCTCGGGCGCCTGTGTGATGCCCTGCCGCACCCGGTGCCCCTCCGGCGTCAGGAAGTGATCGTGCGGCGGCCGGGGGTGGCGGAAGGCGAGTCCCCGCTTCACCAGCGCCGTGAGCTGCGACTCCGTGCCGCGGAGCCGCCCGGTGACGGGGTCGGCGGCGTCGATGACGCGCCGCTGCGCGGCGGTCGGCGGTCGGGTCACGGGATGCTCCTCTCCGGCCGGCGACGGGCCCAGGGGCGCTACGCCCCACCATGGGGGCTCCAGGCCCCACCTGCTCGAAGGCTACGACCCGCCACTGACATTCCGGGCCGGGACGACTCCCCGCCCCGCCGCACCCCGGCCCGCCGCACTCCGGCCCGCCGCGCGCCGGGGCTCGGGCCGCCAGGTGGCCACCAACGCCGCGGCCAGCAACAGTTCGGCCAGGTCGCCGCCGTAGTACATGATCTCGGCGCCGCCCTGCACCTGGTCGATCGGCGCGTGGATGTCGACCCAGAAGCCGCCGTACATCAACTGGGAGATCACGGCGTGGGCCGCGATCCCGATGCCCAGGTAGGCCAGCCGGGCCCTGACCCCCGGCCGGGCGGGGGCCGGGTCGGGGCCGGCGACGGCGTGGGCGAACAGGCATCCGGAGAGCAGGAAGTGCGCGTGCAGCAGCCAGTGCGCCGCCGGGTCGGCCGTGATCGCGTTGTACAGGGGGGTGAAGTAGAGCACCGCGAGGCTGCCCGTGGAGAGCGTCAGCGCGACCGCCGGGTGGGCGATCACGCGGGCGGGCGGACTGTGCAGCACCGCGGTCAGGCGCCGGCCCCCGGACGCGGGCAGGGTGCGCAGCAGGAGCGTGACGGGGGCGGCCAGGACCAGTGCGAGCGGCGCATACATGCCGATGAGGAGGTGCTGGACCATGTGCCCGCGGAAGTCCTCGTGGGCGAAGGGTGCTACGGGCGGCAGCAGCGCGACGCCGAGCAGGAGGATCCCGCCCGGGAAACAGCCGGTCCGCCACCGGCTCCAGCCGAGGACCGGATTGCGCAGGCACGCCCGGCGGACGAGCAGCAGATAGACGCCGGAGGCGACGAGCAGCAGGAGCGCCGGCGGCAGCCAGTCCGGGGTGCCGCCGCCCGCGGCGTGCCCGTGCCCGTGCGGGTGGTGGCCCATCAGCCGTGCAGGCCCTCATGCCGGCCGGCGGCCGCACCGGGGTCGAAGGGCCGGCCGCTTCGCCGGAGCAGGTGGCCGCCGGCGACCAGCAGGGCGCCCAGGGCGAGGAAGCCGATGTCCCACCACACCTGACCCTCTCCGGCGTAGACGTGGTGGATGCCGAGGACGTGGTGGTCCAGGACGCCCTCCACAAGGTTGAACAGGCCCCAGCCGACGAGCATCCAGCCCCACAGAACCCGGGAGGTCCACACCCGCCGCCGGTCGTGGGTGACCCGCGCGTACAGCACGGCCAGCCCGAGCAGGACCGCCAGCCAGCACACGGTGTGGAAGACGCCGTCCCACAGGGTGTTCATCTCCAGGCCGGAGACGGTGTGGGGGTTGTAGTACTTCACCCCGATGCGGTCCTGGTTGGTGCTGGAGAGCATGTGGTGCCACTGGAGCAACTGGTGCAGCAGGATGCCGTCGGCGAACCCGCCCATCCCGACTCCGAGCACGATGCCCGGCAATCGGAGGTCCGCCGGTCGTGGGGTGCCGACCCGGGCTTCACCTTGCGTGGTGGCCATCACTCGTCTCCGCTCCTGCCTGGGGGAAGGACCGAGGACGACGTTCCCTTCTGCGCGGCGCTCACGCCCTGCGCTCGGCCCCCATCCGGCTCAAAGACCCTTTCCGGCCGTCCCCGCTGAGTCCGGGGAACGCTCGGTGCCTACTGCCGGTAGCCGCCCAGGAACCGCCCGATCCGGCCGACCGCCGCCTCCAGGTCCTCCGCGTGCGGCAGCGTCAGGATGCGGAAGTGGTCCGGCGCCGGCCAGTTGAAGCCGGTGCCCTGGACGACCTGGATCTTCTCCCGCAGCAGCAGGTCCAGGACGAACTTCTCGTCGTCGTGGATCTTGTGGACCTTGGGGTCGAGGCGCGGGAAGGCGTAGAGCGAGCCCTTCGGCTTCACGCAGGTCACACCGGGGATCTCGTTCAGCTTCTCCCAGGCCACGGTGCGCTGTTCGTGCAGCCGGCCGCCGGGCGCGGTCAGTTCGCGGATGGACTGCCGGCCACCGAGCGCGGCCTGGATGGCGTACTGCGCGGGCGCGTTGGCGCACAGCCGCATGGAGGCCAGCATGGTGAGGCCCTCCAGATAGTCCCTGGCGTGCTGCCGCGGCCCCGTCACCACCAGCCAGCCGGAGCGGAAGCCCGCCACGCGGTAGGTCTTGGACAGGCCGCAGAACGTGAGAACCACCAGATCGGGGGCGAGGGCCGCGGCCGAGTGGTGGACGGCGTCGTCGTAGAGGATCTGGTCGTAGATCTCGTCGGCGAAGACCATGAGGCCGTGCCGCCGGGCGAGGTCGAGGATGCCCTCGACGATCTCCTTGGGGTAGACCGCGCCGGTGGGGTTGTTCGGGTTGATGATCACGACCGCCTTCGTACGGTCGGTGATCTTCGACGCCATGTCGTCGAGGTCGGGGTACCAGTCGGCCTGCTCGTCACACAGGTAGTGGACCGCCTTGCCGCCCGCGAGGGTCGTCACCGCCGTCCACAGGGGGAAGTCCGGCGCGGGAACGAGGATCTCGTCGCCGTCCTCGATGAGCGCCTGCACGGCCATCGACACCAGTTCCGAGACGCCGTTGCCGAGGAAGACGTCGTCGACGCCGACCTCCAGACCGAGCGTCTGGTACCGCTGGGCCACGGCCCGGCGGGCGGAGAGGATGCCGCGCGAATCGGTGTAGCCGTGCGCCTGGGGCAGCATCCGGATCATGTCCTGGAGGATCTCCTCCGGCGCCTCGAACCCGAAGAGCGCGGGATTGCCGGTGTTCAGCCGCAGCACGCTGTGGCCCGCCTCCTCCAGCGCGTTGGCGTGCTCGATCACCGGGCCGCGGATCTCGTAGCAGACCTCGCTGAGTTTGCTCGACTGCCGGAACTCCATGCGCCGCTCTCCTCTGCCGATCGTGTTGCTTGGTTTTACCAAGTACGCGCTTGGAAAGTCCAACAACTTGTCTAGACTGCGTCGCATGCCACCTCGCCGAAGCTACGACCAGTACTGCTCCGCCGCCCGTGCGCTCGACGTCGTCGGTGACCGCTGGACCCTGCTGATCGTCCGGGAGCTCCTCGCCGGTCCCCGGCGCTACACCGACCTGCACGCGGACCTGCCCGGCGTCAGCACCGACGTCCTCGCCTCGCGGCTGAAGGACATGGAGCGCGACGGCCTCGCGACCCGGCGCCGGCTGCCGCCCCCCGGTGCGGCGTACGTGTACGAAGTCACGCCCCGCGGAAGGAAGTTGCTGCCCGTGCTCCAGGCGCTGGGGGAGTGGGGGCAGGCCGAGCTCGGGGAACGCCGGCCGACGGACGCGGTCCGGGCCCACTGGTTCGCCCTGCCGCTGCTGCGCCTGCTGGACGGCGAGGGGCTCGTCGAAGTCCGCCTGGAGGAAGGCCTGTTCCATCTGTACGCCGGCGCCGAGGAGGGTCCCGTGTACGGCGACGGTCCCGCCCCGGGGGAACCGGACGCCCGGCTGGTCCTGGACACCGCCACCTGCACGGCTCTCGGCCGGGGGGAACTGAGCCTCTCCCGGGCCGTGCGGGAGGGCCGGGTCGAGGTGAGCGGCGAGGGCACGCTGGCCAAGGCGCTGCGCGAGGAATGAGAGAAGGCCCGCGCGAGGCGGGCCTTCTGAGAGGTGATCAGGCGGTGTGCAGGGTCAGGCCCCCGGCGGCACCCGGGACGGCCGTCCCGTCCCGCGCGTCAGCGCGTACCCGCCGGCTCCCGCGAGGGCGGCCAGGATCCCGCCGATCGCGGTCCACACCCAGCGGTCCGACCACCAGCCGGACGCCCAGCCGTCCTCGGGTTCCAGACCGGCCAGCACCGCCGCGTCCTCCTGCTCCTTCGCGGGCTTGGTGGCGACACCCGGCACCAGCGGCTCGGCGAGCGAGCCGTCCACGGCCGCCGATCCGCCGATGTCCCTGGAGTCCACCCGCACTTCGCTCCCGACCGGGAGACCGAGGTCGGCGGTGGTGACGCCGGTCGCGGTCAGCCGGACGTAGTAGGTACCCGGCAGCGGGTCGTTGGCCCACGGCTCCGACCATGCGCGGACCGTGCGCAGCACACAGGCCAGTTCGACCGAGGACGTGCCCGCCGCGGTGGTGCGCGTCTGCGCCCCGTACTGGCACGCCTGGCGGCGGCGCAGACCGTCGTAGACGTCGATCTGCCAGGTCTGCGGGGCGTGGGTCTCCGGCAGCTTCACCGTCGCCTCGACGGTGGGACGCTGCCCGGTGTCGGCGGGGAACGACCAGTACAGGTAGTCGCCCGTGGAGCCGCTCGCCGTGGCCCGCTGCCCCTGCTCGATCTCCGTGGCCGTACGGAACGACGTACCGGCCTGTGCCGGGGCCGAGGCGTCGCCCGGGGACGGACTCGGTGAGGCGTCGGCCGCGGCCGGGGCGGCCGCCAGGCCGAGGGTCAGCAACGCCGCGCTCAACGCTCGTGCCACTCGCATCAGTTGGTCCTCCAGACCGCGACCCGCCAGCGCGACAGCCAGCCCCAGACGAGACCGGCGAGGAAGCCGGTGAGGATCAGCACGCCCAGCAGCCACCAGCCGCGGCCGAGGCCGAAGGCGGCCACGTCGCCCGCCTCGCCCGGGGCGTCCACGACGTCCACCGTCAGCTCCAGCGGCAGACCGGGCGTGGCCTTCACGCCGGAGGCCGCCGAGAAGGAGTGCGAGACGGCGAGGCAGACCGCCTCCGCGGGAGCGTCCTCGTCGTCGCTCCCG
The Streptomyces tuirus genome window above contains:
- a CDS encoding nucleobase:cation symporter-2 family protein, with the translated sequence MADHPVDEKLPALKMATTGLQHVAAMYAGVVAPPLIVGAAIGLDATDLTFLTGACLFTAGLATLLQTLGIWKIGARLPFVNGVTFAGVAPMTAIVASTEDKSDALPIIFGAVIVAGLLGFLAAPVFCKAIRFFPPVVTGTVITLIGISLLPVAFGWAQGPDPTAHDYGSATSLGLAAITLLIVLLLRRFTTGFVKQIAVLLGLVIGTLIAIPFGATDFGPVTDAAVIGFPTPFHFGAPQFQLAAIISMCVVMVVSMTESTADMLALGEIVERPADERTIAAGLRADTLGSAVSPLFNGFMCSAFAQNIGLVAMTKIRSRYVVAAGGGFLVLMGLCPMAASLIAVVPRPVLGGAGVVLFGSVAASGIQTLVRAALDKDNNVLIVAVSLAVGIIPITAPEFYHAFPETARIVLDSGISTGCVAAVLLNLVFNHLGRGDRDAHDVTHPMEAGEELTNTPKAPAAP
- a CDS encoding 8-oxoguanine deaminase, translating into MAADRRIVIENCAIATVDGHDTEYASGHVVLAGNRIESLGAGRAPDGLENVARRIDASGHLVTPGLINTHHHFYQWITRGLATDHNLFNWLVALYPVWARIDEPMVRAAAQGSLAMMARGGVTTAMDHHYVFPQGSGDLSGAIIGAARDMGVRFTLARGSMDRSEKDGGLPPDFAVETLDGALAATEETVRRHHDSSFDAMTQIAVAPCSPFSVSTELLRDGAQLARRLGVRLHTHGSETVEEEKFCHELFGMGPTDYFESTGWLGEDVWMAHCVHMNDSDIAAFARSRTGVAHCPSSNARLAAGIARVPDMLAAGVPVGLGVDGTASNESGELHTELRNALLINRLGAHREAALNARQALRLGTYGGAQVLGRAAETGSLEPGKLADLVLWKLDTLAHASIADPVTALVFGAAAPVTASFVNGRQIVEDGRLLTADEDAIARATRDEAQRLAKIAAEA
- a CDS encoding DUF2243 domain-containing protein gives rise to the protein MATTQGEARVGTPRPADLRLPGIVLGVGMGGFADGILLHQLLQWHHMLSSTNQDRIGVKYYNPHTVSGLEMNTLWDGVFHTVCWLAVLLGLAVLYARVTHDRRRVWTSRVLWGWMLVGWGLFNLVEGVLDHHVLGIHHVYAGEGQVWWDIGFLALGALLVAGGHLLRRSGRPFDPGAAAGRHEGLHG
- a CDS encoding winged helix-turn-helix transcriptional regulator; the protein is MPPRRSYDQYCSAARALDVVGDRWTLLIVRELLAGPRRYTDLHADLPGVSTDVLASRLKDMERDGLATRRRLPPPGAAYVYEVTPRGRKLLPVLQALGEWGQAELGERRPTDAVRAHWFALPLLRLLDGEGLVEVRLEEGLFHLYAGAEEGPVYGDGPAPGEPDARLVLDTATCTALGRGELSLSRAVREGRVEVSGEGTLAKALREE
- a CDS encoding pyridoxal phosphate-dependent aminotransferase; amino-acid sequence: MEFRQSSKLSEVCYEIRGPVIEHANALEEAGHSVLRLNTGNPALFGFEAPEEILQDMIRMLPQAHGYTDSRGILSARRAVAQRYQTLGLEVGVDDVFLGNGVSELVSMAVQALIEDGDEILVPAPDFPLWTAVTTLAGGKAVHYLCDEQADWYPDLDDMASKITDRTKAVVIINPNNPTGAVYPKEIVEGILDLARRHGLMVFADEIYDQILYDDAVHHSAAALAPDLVVLTFCGLSKTYRVAGFRSGWLVVTGPRQHARDYLEGLTMLASMRLCANAPAQYAIQAALGGRQSIRELTAPGGRLHEQRTVAWEKLNEIPGVTCVKPKGSLYAFPRLDPKVHKIHDDEKFVLDLLLREKIQVVQGTGFNWPAPDHFRILTLPHAEDLEAAVGRIGRFLGGYRQ
- a CDS encoding serine/threonine-protein kinase, which encodes MNHATEVFQPLQGDDPPTVAGYRLAARLGAGGMGRVYLSHTHGGRPVAIKVVRPELADDPDFRRRFRREVDAARRVRGAYTAELIDADADGTPPWSATLYVPGPSLTDAVARRGPLPVPAVLQLMAGVAEALQAIHAVGIVHRDLKPSNVLLAADGPRVIDFGISLAADFTSHTATGVTVGTPHFMAPEQATAGEVTAATDVFALGQTAAFAALGRPLYGDGSAIGVLYRIVHDDPDLSLLPEQLRPLFARCLAAAPEERATPAEIVDWCGQRLGADADAGAGPAVWRDVLGPEVAVPSPLPTPTRVLPQPLVVTQPQSLPGGPGERRARRRRTALITAAAVTAGAVALGGLLWTVQDAGIRFRDWVAGAPSTPGPQESGRSSGSASSTQESESRAGAAGSGGGTPEASVPSPAKSASPQVETHAPLMLTPETSLSFHEPFMRDDRKGDIRFDCKDVGCAVESDTSVFLQLFGKSGATLDECRLMLASADRHRWTLAGAAAGSEICVKHSNGDIALLVLQTKQTALPELATLTVDMTIWRDAA
- a CDS encoding acyl-CoA thioesterase, with product MSEPFSVPVTVRGYETDVQGHLNQAVYLNYAEHARWSLLHAAGISQSALIGSGVGPVALETTIRYKRELLAGDEVEVTCAFEWDGGKTFRIQQSVLKADGTVAAEITAVGGILDLEKRRLVPDPAEVFKKLATDPGMFGL
- a CDS encoding cytochrome c oxidase assembly protein is translated as MMGHHPHGHGHAAGGGTPDWLPPALLLLVASGVYLLLVRRACLRNPVLGWSRWRTGCFPGGILLLGVALLPPVAPFAHEDFRGHMVQHLLIGMYAPLALVLAAPVTLLLRTLPASGGRRLTAVLHSPPARVIAHPAVALTLSTGSLAVLYFTPLYNAITADPAAHWLLHAHFLLSGCLFAHAVAGPDPAPARPGVRARLAYLGIGIAAHAVISQLMYGGFWVDIHAPIDQVQGGAEIMYYGGDLAELLLAAALVATWRPEPRRAAGRSAAGRGAAGRGVVPARNVSGGS